AAGGATTATTTGATCCGGCGAATGAAAATAACAAAGAAGTATTGTTCGATATTCAATATATTGAAGGAGAAAATTCGCAAGGTTCTTATATCGATCAATATTGTGGAACCGGTACCGGAAGCTGGACTAGAGGAAGTCGTTATGTACCAACGGATGACTTAGTGGCTGCCTATGAGACAATCGACGGTTCTCCTGTCGACCCGGAAAATCCGTATGAAAACCGGGATCCTCGTTTGGCATTTACAGTCGTATTGCCGGGGTCTTATATTTTAGGATATCGTTTCCCTAATTATTTATATCCGGGAGGAGCCTTTAATCATCCTTCTAATCGATTGAAACATTTGAGTACCCGTAAATATAGAATTCAAAAAGAAGAGGACTTGCCTCCTGCCGGACAATCCTATATTAACGATATTATTTTGAGATATGCGGACGTTTTGCTGTCAAAAGCAGAAGCTATTATTGAGACTGATGGGAATGTTGTAGAAGCTATCGCTTTGTTAAACAGGATTCGTACCGAGCGGGACGATGTGAAGATTTCCTTATTACCGACATCTATGAGCCGGGAAGAGGCTCGTCAGCAAATAAGACATGAGAGACGCATCGAACTTGCACTGGAAGGTCGTTATTGGTCGGATGTAAGACGTTGGAAAATTGGTAAAAATCTCTATCCTCAAGTAATAAAAGATCATACGGGAAGTGTGATCGAGGTTAAATTTCCGAATGGTTATTTGGATTATTATGATTTATTGCCGATTCCTGACAGCGAACGTTCTTTGAATACTAATTTGGTACAAAATCCGGGTTGGTAATAGTTATATGTCGAGAAACGAATAGAAAGGATAAATTAAATATGAATATGAATCAGTTGAAATTGGCATTTGTTTTTGCCGGAGGATTGATTGCTTCTGAAGGATGGGCAGAGGTAAAGCCGAATATTATTCTTATCAATTGTGATGATATGGGCTACGGCGACCTGTCTTGTTTTGGAAATCCAACGATTAAGACACCGAACCTGGATCGGATGGCTTTGGAAGGTCAAAAATGGAGTAGTTTTTATGTCTCTGCTTCCGTCTCTTCTCCTAGTCGTGCGGGACTATTGACCGGACGTTTAGGGGTACGAACTGGCATGTACGGGAATAAAAATAGAGTTTTATTTCCTAATTCTCCGGGTGGATTACCGGCAGAAGAATTCACAATTGCTGAGCTATTGAAACAGGGTGGTTACCATACTGCTTGTATCGGGAAATGGCATTTAGGACATTTACCGGAATATATGCCGTTGCGTCATGGTTTTGATTATTTTTACGGATATCCGTATTCGAACGATATGAGCCGTAAGGAACAGATCAAACTGGGTAATAAGAGCTATCCGTATGAATATATACTTTATGAACAGGAAAAAGAAATAGAGAGAGAACCTGATCAGTATGATTTGACAAAACAGGTGACAAATGCAGCTATTCGTTATATAAAATCAAATGGGGATTCTCCTTTTTTTCTGTATCTGGCACATCCGATGCCCCATGTTCCTGTATATGCATCTGCTGATTTCCAAGGGAAATCAGCAAGAGGAAGATACGGAGATACGATTGAAGAATTGGATTGGAGTACAGGGCAGATATTGGAAACACTTAAACAGGAGGGACTGGATAAAAATACGCTGGTGATTTTTACCTCGGATAATGGTCCGTGGCTTTCGTATAAACAACAAGGTGGTTCTCCCGGACCATTGAAAGATGGAAAGGCTTCCATGTTTGAGGGAGGTTTTCGTGTCCCTTGTATCATGTGGGGATCTATGGTTAAGTCCGGGCACATAACGGATATGGCGAGTACGTTGGATTTGTTGCCGACATTTTGTGAAATGGCTGGGATCTCTCTGCCTTCCGATAGGGTTTATGATGGAGTGAGTTTGTTAAATGTGCTGAATAATAAGTCTTCTTGCAAACGTGATGTTTTTTATTTTTATCGAGGTAATGATTTATATGCGGTACGGAAAGGAAAATACAAGGCTCATTTTTCATATAAGTCAGCCTATGGACCCGATGAAAAAATAGTTTATGAGAAACCTGTTTTATATGATTTAGGAGTGGATCCGGAAGAATTATATGATATAGCGGATCAGCATCCGGATATCGTGGTTGCACTGACGGCATTGGCGCAAGATCATAAAGCCTCATTTACTGTTTCGGAAAGTATTTTCGATAAGGAACCGGGTGGTTTCTAAGGAACCGGTAGATCTTTTTGATTCGTTTGAAGTGTACCTCGAAAACCGGATATGGGAAGAGGTCACTTCAAACTGAAAAATAATGTGCTACAGAGATAAGTATTTCCTATCTTTGCAAGATATTCTTGGAAGATAAATATGGAACGCTTCGCCGCAATTGATTTTGAAACTGCCAATGGAAAACGCTGCAGTGTATGCAGTGTCGGGGTGGCTATTGTCGAGGATAATAAAATCATCGATCAGGTATACAGCCTGATCCGCCCTTATCCGAATTACTATACACAGTGGACTACTGCCGTACATGGACTTACGCCAGCCGATACGAATGATGCCCCCGACTTTGAAGAAGTATGGGCAAAGATCGCACCTAAAATAGTCGATTTACCCCTGGTAGCCCATAACAGTCCTTTCGATGAAGGATGCCTGAAAGCCGTACACCAAACATACGAACTGGCTTATCCGAAATATCAGTTCTACTGCACCTGCCGTTTGTCGCGTAAGATGTATC
This is a stretch of genomic DNA from Parabacteroides chongii. It encodes these proteins:
- a CDS encoding RagB/SusD family nutrient uptake outer membrane protein — its product is MKNLFAYCLLAVISFSFQSCMENYLDLYPEDKITSATFPQSEKDIQLLLNGVYAQLRETTVYDQGLFGFGVTDGATPNAYCWGTVEIFNHLGSGTLSSSDQGIVTYRWKRCYEIISRANYLLSNLDLVDLPEKSRSAYWGEAHFLRGLAYSVLAESYGGVPIVLTSISTEEARNLERASVEETWQQAVNDYEVAIANLEVNASAPGKATKGAALGMMMRAYLYQGKYKEVLTCIEQIDKLNKYGLFHSYEGLFDPANENNKEVLFDIQYIEGENSQGSYIDQYCGTGTGSWTRGSRYVPTDDLVAAYETIDGSPVDPENPYENRDPRLAFTVVLPGSYILGYRFPNYLYPGGAFNHPSNRLKHLSTRKYRIQKEEDLPPAGQSYINDIILRYADVLLSKAEAIIETDGNVVEAIALLNRIRTERDDVKISLLPTSMSREEARQQIRHERRIELALEGRYWSDVRRWKIGKNLYPQVIKDHTGSVIEVKFPNGYLDYYDLLPIPDSERSLNTNLVQNPGW
- a CDS encoding sulfatase family protein, encoding MNQLKLAFVFAGGLIASEGWAEVKPNIILINCDDMGYGDLSCFGNPTIKTPNLDRMALEGQKWSSFYVSASVSSPSRAGLLTGRLGVRTGMYGNKNRVLFPNSPGGLPAEEFTIAELLKQGGYHTACIGKWHLGHLPEYMPLRHGFDYFYGYPYSNDMSRKEQIKLGNKSYPYEYILYEQEKEIEREPDQYDLTKQVTNAAIRYIKSNGDSPFFLYLAHPMPHVPVYASADFQGKSARGRYGDTIEELDWSTGQILETLKQEGLDKNTLVIFTSDNGPWLSYKQQGGSPGPLKDGKASMFEGGFRVPCIMWGSMVKSGHITDMASTLDLLPTFCEMAGISLPSDRVYDGVSLLNVLNNKSSCKRDVFYFYRGNDLYAVRKGKYKAHFSYKSAYGPDEKIVYEKPVLYDLGVDPEELYDIADQHPDIVVALTALAQDHKASFTVSESIFDKEPGGF
- a CDS encoding 3'-5' exonuclease — encoded protein: MERFAAIDFETANGKRCSVCSVGVAIVEDNKIIDQVYSLIRPYPNYYTQWTTAVHGLTPADTNDAPDFEEVWAKIAPKIVDLPLVAHNSPFDEGCLKAVHQTYELAYPKYQFYCTCRLSRKMYPFLVNHQLHTVAAYCGYDLRNHHHAMADAYACAHIAVTMMREKGVETLQELL